A stretch of the Ctenopharyngodon idella isolate HZGC_01 chromosome 14, HZGC01, whole genome shotgun sequence genome encodes the following:
- the slc49a3 gene encoding solute carrier family 49 member A3, whose amino-acid sequence MEDGSAETEALIGNSSEDVRSHLDGRNAAAEFKVYKRRWFILFVLCLLNCSNSMSWLTFAPVADQTAQYLQVSLNLVNWLSLVYVLVAIFFSLITTWVLDTLGLRFSLIMGSWLNMLGSVLRYVGVLNCIPKWAVFPMVMGGQTLCAFAQPLVIFAPTKLAALWFPDYQRATANMMASMANTVGLLFANIFSPMIISYNNNLVMLLFIYAIPATVACFLATVGIRERVPPTPPSASVVTSSSEPFLQGVKLLLTNKAYMVLLVCFGSGIGIFTCFSTFLEQILCVKGYSNDFAGLCGAVSIVFGVLGAFFLGLYVDKTKNFTEVTKINMCLTSLGCSVFAVVSQLSDQKIIIGAVCAWFGLFGYSVYPIAMELGVECSYPVGEATSSGLIFVSGQIQAALYMLLLQALAKPVADSPLSVCATGADANLSWTVPVLVMAGLCALGTCCFVGFFHTDYRRLRAEATASPKTVTDQSTGGDTWANSTDA is encoded by the exons ATGGAGGATGGAAGCGCGGAGACCGAAGCGCTCATCGGGAATTCGAGTGAAGATGTTCGGTCTCACCTGGACGGAAGAAACGCTGCTGCTGAGTTCAAAGTTTACAAAAGGAGATGGTTTATCTTGTTTGTTCTCTGCCTGCTAAACTGTTCTAACTCAATG TCATGGCTGACCTTTGCACCCGTAGCTGACCAGACAGCACAGTATCTGCAAGTCTCTCTAAATCTGGTCAACTGGCTGTCACTAGTCTATGTACTGGTTGCCATTTTCTTCAGTTTGATCACAACATGGGTGCTGGACACACTGGGACTGCGCTTCTCG TTAATCATGGGCTCATGGCTCAATATGTTGGGCAGTGTCCTGCGTTACGTTGGTGTGCTGAACTGCATCCCAAAGTGGGCCGTGTTCCCTATGGTCATGGGAGGCCAGACGCTGTGTGCCTTCGCCCAACCTTTGGTCATCTTTGCCCCCACCAAGCTGGCAGCTCTCTGGTTCCCTGATTACCAGAGGGCCACAGCTAACATGATGGCTTCCATGG CAAATACTGTTGGACTGCTTTTTGCGAATATCTTCTCTCCCATGATAATTAGTTACAACAATAATCTTGTTATGCTG CTCTTTATATATGCTATACCTGCCACCGTAGCCTGTTTCCTAGCAACAGTGGGGATCCGTGAACGCGTTCCCCCAACACCCCCCTCTGCCAGCGTGGTGACCTCCAGCTCTGAACCTTTTCTACAGGGAGTGAAACTG CTACTGACGAACAAAGCATATATGGTCCTGCTGGTGTGCTTTGGTTCAGGAATAGGAATTTTCACTTGCTTTTCCACCTTTCTGGAGCAGATACTTTGTGTTAAGGGCTACTCAAAT GACTTTGCAGGACTCTGCGGTGCAGTTTCCATTGTTTTCGGTGTTCTGGGTGCCTTTTTCTTGGGCCTGTACGTGGACAAGACCAAGAATTTTACAGAAGTCACTAAAATAAACATGTGTCTGACATCTCTGGGCTGCtctgtttttgctgtg GTTTCCCAGTTAAGTGACCAGAAGATCATCATTGGTGCAGTATGTGCGTGGTTTGGTTTGTTCGGGTACTCTGTATATCCCATCGCCATGGAGCTCGGAGTTGAATGCTCGTACCCTGTGGGTGAAGCAACATCATCTGGATTGATCTTCGTATCTGG ACAAATTCAGGCCGCCCTCTATATGCTGCTGCTTCAAGCTCTGGCCAAACCAGTGGCAGATTCTCCATTATCTGTATGTGCAACTGGAGCGGATGCCAATTTGAGCTGGACAG TGCCAGTGCTGGTGATGGCAGGCCTATGTGCTCTGGGCACCTGCTGCTTTGTTGGCTTTTTCCACACGGATTACCGGAGACTCCGTGCGGAAGCCACAGCCTCACCAAAGACAGTGACAGACCAGTCAACAGGAGGAGACACCTGGGCAAACAGCACAGATGCATAA